One Gordonia mangrovi genomic region harbors:
- a CDS encoding cell division protein PerM encodes MRQLNRAQGSVTEGSARELIVVAFAVPVVTMLTIAVATLTVLLFAGSGLEGLGPAVGSMWLAIHQVPVTISGVTIGVLPLLPTILIAVGTARMAASASGPQRPTSELIAVLFSALGGPLLVTALSLAVVMDGTSVLPLQSPPALVAFAATLGIHGGAAIAGIGWRRRTDICDRLAVPASVRRGMRYGAAGVIALLTAAAAVVVVRLAMRWETVGDLIAGGNDLDGYLGLTVLSLLYLPNVIVAAAAVLIGADVHVGAAAVDLVDVQGGPVPPLPLLGVLPDAGVGTMGLLGFVVPASIAVVVGLRCRDIDPLANLRSVALAGAVAATAMVILCALAGGELGEFGSTGVTMPTVGVFTLGWFVVVGLVVGLIYAALPGTRHARRAAALIGLDEYDLDQDDGYDDEYLTDEYLTDDYYPEEYVTEEFGTDGYVDDDDRGGTAADGDDMVESATIEHDAVGRPPEEYGVDDSDVYYADEYSADPR; translated from the coding sequence ATGCGGCAACTGAACCGTGCGCAAGGGTCGGTGACCGAAGGGTCGGCGCGGGAACTGATCGTGGTGGCGTTCGCGGTTCCGGTCGTCACCATGTTGACGATCGCGGTGGCCACCCTCACCGTTCTGCTGTTCGCGGGCAGCGGCCTCGAGGGCCTCGGCCCGGCGGTCGGCAGCATGTGGCTGGCGATTCATCAGGTGCCGGTGACGATCAGCGGGGTCACGATCGGTGTCCTACCGTTGCTGCCGACGATTCTCATCGCGGTGGGCACCGCGCGAATGGCAGCGTCGGCGTCGGGACCGCAACGGCCGACGAGCGAATTGATCGCGGTACTGTTCTCGGCACTCGGCGGACCGCTGCTGGTGACCGCATTGTCGCTGGCGGTCGTCATGGACGGAACGTCGGTGCTGCCGCTGCAGAGCCCGCCGGCGCTGGTCGCCTTCGCCGCCACCCTCGGCATCCATGGTGGCGCCGCGATCGCCGGCATCGGTTGGCGGCGTCGCACCGACATCTGCGATCGGCTCGCCGTCCCCGCGTCCGTGCGACGTGGGATGCGCTACGGCGCCGCCGGCGTGATCGCCCTGCTCACCGCTGCCGCCGCTGTAGTGGTGGTACGGCTGGCGATGCGCTGGGAGACCGTCGGCGACCTCATCGCCGGCGGCAACGATTTAGATGGTTACCTCGGACTGACCGTGTTGTCGTTGTTGTATCTGCCCAATGTGATCGTCGCCGCCGCCGCCGTGCTCATCGGTGCCGACGTGCATGTCGGCGCCGCGGCTGTCGATCTCGTCGACGTGCAGGGCGGTCCGGTCCCGCCCCTGCCGCTGCTCGGCGTCCTCCCCGACGCGGGCGTCGGCACAATGGGGTTGCTCGGGTTCGTGGTGCCGGCATCGATTGCCGTGGTGGTGGGCCTGCGCTGTCGTGACATCGACCCGCTGGCGAACCTGCGGTCGGTGGCACTGGCCGGCGCCGTGGCAGCCACCGCGATGGTCATCCTGTGTGCATTGGCCGGCGGCGAGCTCGGCGAGTTCGGCAGCACCGGCGTCACGATGCCGACGGTCGGTGTGTTCACCCTCGGCTGGTTCGTGGTGGTCGGTCTCGTGGTGGGATTGATCTACGCGGCGTTGCCGGGAACCCGCCACGCACGCCGCGCGGCCGCTCTCATCGGCCTCGATGAGTACGACCTCGACCAGGACGACGGCTACGACGACGAGTACCTCACCGACGAGTACCTCACCGACGACTACTACCCGGAGGAGTACGTCACCGAGGAATTCGGGACAGACGGGTATGTCGACGACGATGACCGCGGCGGTACGGCAGCCGACGGCGACGACATGGTCGAGTCGGCGACGATCGAGCACGACGCGGTCGGACGTCCCCCCGAGGAGTACGGCGTCGACGACTCCGACGTGTATTACGCCGACGAGTACTCGGCCGACCCCCGCTGA